In Neomonachus schauinslandi chromosome 8, ASM220157v2, whole genome shotgun sequence, the genomic stretch CCACCCTTCCCCATTTCCCTGACCCACCTGCACCCCCCTCTTCTGTTGTGTCTGAGCTAGGGCAACTGCTATCTCTAAGATGTGGGGCCGAATCTCATTCCCCCTCTCCGGTTCTGCTTTAGACCCAGGGAATAGTTGAAACCAAGTATCTCGAAGTCTTAATTTGCAGGGATACAAACatgaaatggttttgtttttttctttgcatatcccccaccccctccattgTCAAATCCCATGGTTTACCTTTTAAAGACCATTTGGGGAGATTCCAACTTTGCAGACCTTTTCAGttattaggaaataaaaaatccTCAGCCCATGTAAAAACTCTAATCTTCTAGCAATATATgctcttctacttcttcttgaAGACCACACGTTACGGCCCAAGCCACCCAGAGTAGGGAAGAGGGTAGCCTGCTGCCTAATTCCCTCTCCTTCATCTCGGCAGGTGGGGAAAGTGGGGTTGTTCTCAGTACCTCGTCCTGCTTTCTCCTTCCAACCCCCTGGTGCATTGAGGCAGGAATGAAGAAAGGGAAGTGGTTGTGTGACTTCACTGCCCGCCGTAGTTCTCTTTCTGTTGGGTGTTACTCTTTTCTACCCAGCCCTTTGCGATCCTCTGTAAGGTGGGTGTCTAAATGTTGGCTCTCCCAAGTCACCTACATGTGAGTTCTCTGAAGGGTCTTTGAGGTCTCCCCACTGCTGAGTAGGGTGATGAGGGAGGTCTGGCTCCAGGTCAGCCTCTTCCCCTATCCCTACTCTCACCAATGCTGCTTGTTCTGGGTTCCCTTGCCCAGAAAGATGGGTACCTTCCATGGTGGCCATTTGGCCCTCAGGAGTGTGTTCTTGCCATGCACAGTCATGGGATGTGGCAGCCTGTGCcagccctctctctcccccaccatcTCTCTCCAATTCTCTCGTTCTCTGCGGAGATAGACTCCACCACACTGCCCCAGATGGGACCTCACGCTTCCTACAACCCCTTCCTCTTCCACCATCCAAATGCCAGCCTCCTAGGAAATGAGAGGTAAAAGGCTGAGGGTTTGGATGATAAGAGCAAGTGTCTCTTCGTAAGCTCCTAAGGAGGGCATCTGACCCTGCTGCTGGAGGCATTCTTTGGAATGTGGGCCTTCGATGCTTCTTTGTCCTCATTTCTGGACCCTGATCACCAATTATGGAGCACCTGGAAAAGTCCCTGTTCAACATCATAGTGAAGAGATCTCTTTGGCGCACAGGAATGAGAAGGGTCTGGAAGTGACTAGAGAGATGGGGACTGGGAGGGAAGTTGGCCTGACAGGGTAGGTTAAAGAAACTGTGAGAGTCTCTTCCTTCTTTACTGTGCCCACTTCTTCTCCCTGGCAAACCCACATATGGTCACACAGCAAAGCAGAATCCTGGGTCCAAGTTCAAGGAGGGGAGATGAGGATCTGCTCCCATCGGTGAGGCCCCCTACTCAGTCTAatgttcctctctctctggccccttAGCCTCCACGACCAAGAGAAGCACTCCTCTTAGACAGCTGGCCAATATCCTCAAGAGTGGAATTGTTGTCACATCGGGCCCAGCCCCTACCTCAGGCCCTGATGCCCCTTTCACCACCAGCATGACAGTAATCACACCTGGCCTCCTCACCTTGACCAGACTCATGCCCCCCACTGCCTCGGAGTCCATCAGACTGACCTCCATGACGGGCTTCAGCTTCACCGGCACTGGCCCTTCTGCCATGGGGCCCAGGAGGACCGTGGAATCCCAGACAGTGACTGTGTCTCCCAGTGATGCCAGAGCCTCCTCTGCTGGCCCAGCATCCATGTCCACCAGGGCTGGGCACCTGCACACCCGATCGCCCACCACGGGAAGGTGTCATACTAGCGGGGCTCTCCTCAACAAATTATCCCCTATCAGGTACCCGTGGGTCCTGGGCTTGGGTGACTTTTGACCAGATAAGGCAACAATAATTGGTGCCTGAACAGACCTCAAGGTGCAGATGTTATAGCAGAGCTTTCCTTTGCAGGAAGTCAGTCTGGCCTGCTGCTGAatgggaggtgggtaggaggccAGATGCCAGGATGGAGATGTGACATAAAGGATGGCAGTAAGAAGTGAGGGTTGGGGACGGGTCAGTGTAAGAGTCTGTGGATGGAGAGGAGAAGGTTGGGGCAGGACAAGGATGTGGCTCTGGGGTAAGAAGTGGGAAATGGTGGGTACTTTAATTTGGGCTCCCCCAGAAGCAGCCTCTGGGACCAGGAGTACTGGAAAGAGCATGGGGAAGGGAGACAAGGAACAGTTGGTAGAGAACCTAATCAAGCTGGCCACCATTGTGGGCAGTGGAGCTTAAGCCTAGGGGAGGCTCTGGGGCCCAGGATCAGACTCCCAGCTGAAGGGCGAGGGAGCTGGGGTATTGATACAGCTACTCTTGCACCAACACTACTCGTGTTGGTCATCAGTGGGGGGCTGCCTGCCATGGGTAGCAATGAGGGCTCTAGGAACAGGAGAAAGTCCTCAGGCTGAAAAAAAGTTAGATGAAGGTGCTGAGGGCTGGTGCAAGGGGATACAGGCCGTGCACCTACTGCATCTGCTTCAGAGGACAAAGGAGGGAAGGGCCACAAGGAGAGCCTCTCTCTATGAGGAGAGCAAGACTCTCAGTCTCATCTGTCACAAATGGGAGTCTCTAAGAGTTCTCATCCTCAGCGATGCAGTCATGATTGGGTGAACAATGGAGGGGAGGCTCTAAAGTGGAAAGATGCCCCCCTCCACCTGGGACTTCTTCCCCTGACCTCTGAGCTCCTCACTTCCTCCTGCTACAGCTGGGTCCCCAAGAAAGGGAGGCAAACACTCCCACCAGGGCTGTGAAGATTTCTCCAGGTCCGGGCTCCTCTCATGGGGCATGCAGAAAGACATGGGTCAGGGTGGGGGCAACTGGGTGctcacctcctccctgctctgtcccGTCCCCTCAGGCACCAGGATTCATATCCCATTGTGCTCCTGGGGATGCTGATCTTCCTCCCAGTGTCTGTGATGCTGATCCTGGTCTATGGGTTCTGGAAGAAGAGACACATGGGAAGTGAGTACAGcccaccctcccagcctcctAAGGGCAGAGCACTGGGGTTTGATACACTTGCCAAAGCGCCTGATTGCACTCTGTCCCCAGGTGGTATGTCCTTCCCTGGGTCCAGCCACAAAGACTACTTGGCACCCAGgcgagggaggagggtgggcaggcAGGAACAGCACACCATGACCCTCTGGGGCTGACTTGGCAGGAAGCAGAGGGCAGAGCCAGAAGAGGGGATGGACTGGCCCAGGAtcatgggaggaggagagagcaggagcccTGCCCCTCTTCATCTCTCTCCTTGTCCTCACAGGCTACAGGGTGTGCAATGATCCTGCTAGACCCTGGAGGGACCCACTCGGAAGACTGGAGCCTCCGTGGAAGCCTGCTTGGTCTGAGGCCACTTAACTGTGGAGTGCGTGAGCTCCTCCTGGAGGGGCCTTTGGAGGCCAGAGGAGGGTGAAGATGGGGACCTGTCTGAACTGGAGCCAGGCTGAGGACTTGCTCAAGGCTGGACTCAGGCCTCCCCAGAACCAGAGGCTGCTCTTCACCTGCTCAGTCACCTTGAGCTGCCAGGAACCTGGGACAGCCCCCAGAATGGGGAGTACCAGGCAGGAAACCCCAGGAGAAGCCACCGAGGGCATTCTGCTCAGAGCCACAGAGCCCTGGGTCCCAGCTGGGTGGTGGGGAAGTCCTGATGGTGCTGTACACAGAGAGCTCCAGGTCCCGTGGGCCTCGGAACCCCTTGCTatggagcagaggggagggagaagacaggGGGACAGAGGTCCTCTCCCCATCTGGAATCCTGTGTCCTCagcttccctctgctcccctcaaGCTTCCCCTGGGCTTGGGGAAGAAAGAGTCCCAGAGGCAACCAGTGTGTCAAGGGCCCCGTCTTGGAGGGGAAGGAACAGCGACTAAGAGCTGGAGGTCCACAGGGGTGTTGGCAACAGGGGACCCCAGAATGGTCCAAGTCCCCCACCCTCAGGGCCCTGCGTCCTCTGATGGGCGTCTGGATGTGCCCTGTCCTGACGGCAGCTGCTTGTCCCTCAAGTCCTGGGAGCCAGCAGAGCCCACCTTCCCACTGGTGCTACCCATTGGCCGGCCCTCCCTGGAAAGCTGTGACCAGGTCGCCCAGAGACTGGCATGCAGAGGCTGCACTCGGGGCTCTCTCCCCCAGTTCCAAGCTCCAGGTCTGAGCTCCCACAGGAGACTGAGGGCCCTCGAGAGTCCGTGGCAGGGGAGGCCACGGCTCCGAGAAAGAGTAGATCACCCACCTTCCCCCGGGACTCATCGTCCCCTGGGAACAGAGGAGCTACTTGTGACCCAGCAAGCACAGCTTGGAGCAGGGCACAGCCTGGAGGAACGCCTGGGTGGGGAAGAGATGGGGAGGATGGAGCCAAGGAGCCTCACCAGGGGTCCAATGGCCCTAGGAGTCTGGCCTCTGCTTCACTGGCTCTTGGCTCAGACTTGGCCTCTTCCACAGTGAAGACTGGAGAATATGGGCTGGATTTGTCCCCTGGAGTAGGGCCTCCACCAGCCTGGAGCAACTGAAATAAGCACTTAAGGATGGATGTGACATCTCCACTCTGCGCCCCGGGGCAGGGACCTCCCCGGTGCGAGAGCAAATGTCACAGTCAGGAGAATGACACAGCCCGGGCCTTGATGGGTAGCTGGGGGGCCACTCCAGAATGGATgcggggagagaggaaggggcaggaggtaATTCTGGGGGACAGCAGGGAGGAAGCACCTCTGTCCTACGTCCAGGAGAGGGCACTAGAGGAGAGACTCAGATTGAGGAATGGACAAGCTTGGtgccaggacacacacacacacacacacacacacacacacacacacacaatgaaatccATCCTCCTTAGCAGGAGGGTGTGGCCACGACCTTGGTGTCTaactggggcgggggtggggggcggtgctTAACTTCCCTGGGGGAAAATAGCTCCCAAAGAGCCCCACTCCACTCGAGATCCTACAACAGCACGCTGACAGCCCTGCCTCGTCTGAGAACAGGATGTCCTGTGGGAGAGCCGCAGAGGACTCAGGACTGGGACTCAGTGAGGCCACCTGTCACTGTGTAACCGTGTGCGAGTCACTAACCCTATCGGGTCTCATTTTCCTCTCTTGTGAAAGGGGACACTAACTCCTACCTCTCAAGACTGCTTTCAGGATAAAATGGAGCGACCTGAACCTCACACAACTGAGTTAATGCCTCGTGATTGCTGGTCCTCAAGCTCTCCTCTATAGCTCTAGTGGGCTTTGTCTGCATTGAAGACCTTTGGACCCTATTTCTCTGTTTTGCCCTCAGTTGGAAGGGGCCAGGGAGGATAGAGGGGCACACGGTCAGGCCCCAGGTGGTGGGGGCTGGACCCAGGTGGAGGCCTTTGGCTGTGC encodes the following:
- the TREML2 gene encoding trem-like transcript 2 protein codes for the protein MAPTFLLFLPPLLWFQGPVSGVPAENVYTKVQHFEGETLSVQCSYKSRKNHVEGKVWCKIRRKRCEPGFARGWVQGPRYLLQDDAKAKEVKITMAALRRQDSGRYWCMRNSSGTLYPLMGFLLEVSPASTTKRSTPLRQLANILKSGIVVTSGPAPTSGPDAPFTTSMTVITPGLLTLTRLMPPTASESIRLTSMTGFSFTGTGPSAMGPRRTVESQTVTVSPSDARASSAGPASMSTRAGHLHTRSPTTGRCHTSGALLNKLSPIRHQDSYPIVLLGMLIFLPVSVMLILVYGFWKKRHMGSYRVCNDPARPWRDPLGRLEPPWKPAWSEAT